One Ignavibacteriales bacterium DNA window includes the following coding sequences:
- a CDS encoding tetratricopeptide repeat protein, with protein MFTDIVGYTLLMQENEKSAKELRDRHRRVLEKCVLLHKGSILQYYGDGTLTIFGSVIEAVKCAISIQKELQKEPKIPLRIGIHAGDIVYDDDGVYGDGVNIASRIQSLSVPGGILISDKVNDEIRNHEELDVILMGEFRLKNVKRPLEIYAIKSEGIVIPDSKELESKAGFSSRSIAVLPFLNMSTDIENEYFSDGITEEIINALTKVEGLKVTSRTSSFAFKGKNLDIRQIGNQLNVSTVLEGSVRKFGNKVRVTAQLINIADGYHFWSEVYDRNLEDIFQIQDEISRHIAERFKAKTNVDLPGKPLVKAYTKNIDAYNLYLKGLFYFGKWTPENIQKGISLFEEAIEKEPYFALPYSGLANCYVVLSATGVMTPAEAYSKAQEAALKAIALDENIAESHISLALVRMFNEWEWEGALSSFERAMEINFGSSVVHQAYSLYLMAKGDLEESIKEMELAYSLDPLSIILNNELGEVYLYAERHDDALKQFEKTLELDPNFWAARLNFAKVLLIKGETHKSIDILKEVRRSANDGIKCLPFLACAYTQIGKMEEVQKLIEEILNYKKENDVSYNLELATLYAGTDNAERMYLYLEEAYKEKIGGMIFLKVFPIFKKFRNDPRFLNLLTKIGLDK; from the coding sequence ATGTTTACTGATATTGTTGGCTACACATTGTTAATGCAGGAAAATGAAAAGAGTGCAAAAGAGCTTCGTGACCGCCATAGAAGAGTTCTTGAAAAATGTGTACTTCTACATAAGGGAAGTATTTTACAATATTATGGTGATGGAACTTTAACAATTTTTGGAAGTGTTATTGAAGCTGTAAAGTGTGCTATTTCTATCCAGAAAGAACTTCAAAAAGAACCGAAGATACCACTGCGGATTGGAATACATGCCGGGGATATTGTTTATGATGATGATGGGGTTTACGGCGATGGAGTTAACATTGCTTCCAGAATACAATCACTTTCAGTTCCTGGCGGTATTTTAATTTCTGATAAAGTGAATGATGAAATCAGGAATCATGAAGAACTTGATGTAATACTGATGGGAGAATTCAGACTAAAAAATGTAAAGCGCCCATTAGAAATTTATGCAATTAAGTCAGAAGGGATTGTAATACCAGATTCCAAAGAATTAGAAAGTAAAGCAGGATTTTCATCACGTAGCATCGCTGTTCTTCCATTTTTAAATATGAGCACTGACATAGAGAATGAATATTTTAGTGACGGCATTACTGAAGAAATTATTAATGCATTAACTAAAGTTGAAGGATTAAAAGTAACTTCGCGTACTTCCTCCTTTGCATTCAAAGGAAAGAATTTAGATATTCGCCAGATTGGAAACCAGCTAAATGTAAGCACGGTGCTTGAAGGAAGCGTTAGAAAGTTTGGGAATAAAGTTAGAGTAACCGCCCAGTTAATAAATATAGCTGACGGTTATCATTTTTGGTCAGAAGTTTATGATAGAAACCTGGAAGATATTTTTCAAATCCAGGATGAAATTTCCAGACACATAGCGGAACGGTTTAAAGCAAAAACCAATGTAGATCTTCCCGGTAAACCGCTTGTAAAAGCGTATACAAAAAATATCGACGCATATAATCTTTACCTGAAAGGATTATTTTATTTTGGCAAGTGGACACCTGAAAATATCCAAAAAGGAATTTCTCTTTTTGAAGAGGCAATAGAAAAGGAACCGTATTTTGCTTTACCCTACTCTGGACTTGCAAACTGTTATGTTGTACTAAGTGCCACTGGAGTAATGACTCCCGCTGAAGCTTACTCAAAAGCGCAAGAAGCAGCTCTTAAAGCCATTGCATTAGATGAGAATATTGCAGAATCCCATATTTCCCTGGCTCTGGTAAGGATGTTTAACGAATGGGAATGGGAGGGAGCTTTAAGTTCTTTTGAAAGAGCAATGGAAATAAATTTTGGCTCTTCGGTTGTTCATCAAGCATATTCGCTTTATTTGATGGCAAAAGGTGATTTGGAAGAATCAATAAAAGAAATGGAGTTGGCTTATTCGCTCGATCCACTTTCTATTATACTTAACAATGAACTTGGCGAAGTTTATCTTTACGCGGAAAGACACGATGATGCTTTAAAACAATTTGAAAAAACTCTCGAACTTGATCCAAACTTTTGGGCGGCTCGGCTTAACTTTGCAAAAGTTCTTCTTATTAAAGGTGAAACACATAAATCGATTGATATCCTAAAAGAGGTTCGGCGTTCTGCAAATGATGGGATTAAATGTTTGCCATTTTTAGCTTGCGCATACACTCAGATTGGGAAAATGGAAGAAGTTCAAAAATTGATTGAAGAAATTCTAAATTATAAAAAAGAAAATGATGTTTCTTACAACCTTGAACTGGCAACATTATATGCCGGGACTGATAATGCGGAAAGGATGTACTTATATTTAGAAGAAGCTTATAAGGAGAAAATTGGCGGAATGATTTTCCTTAAAGTATTTCCAATCTTTAAAAAATTCCGAAACGATCCGCGCTTTCTGAATCTCCTTACAAAAATTGGTTTGGATAAATAA
- a CDS encoding DUF169 domain-containing protein, whose protein sequence is MEIEFKQSFIEKWNRYFSNSELPISFYYTDDIDADAITAAKSEQRCLMSHLNKVRDGASIYFEANTIGCTGGKRYLGFSHKLRPNFDYFLSCGIEGELEGERYKKSPQIVHEVIKFQPPFESPGKYIVFKRWDNLNELDEPMVVIFFAHPDVLSGLFTLAGFEEVRADAVIVPFSSGCGSVVYHPYKEAHSENPRAVLGMFDVSARPFVPDNDLTFSIPMRKFIEMVNNMDESFLVTDSWLKIKQRIIK, encoded by the coding sequence ATGGAAATTGAATTCAAACAATCTTTTATTGAAAAGTGGAATAGGTATTTTTCCAATTCCGAACTTCCAATAAGTTTTTATTATACTGATGATATTGATGCGGATGCAATAACTGCTGCCAAATCCGAGCAGAGATGTTTGATGAGCCATCTTAATAAAGTAAGAGATGGCGCTTCAATATATTTTGAGGCAAACACAATTGGTTGTACCGGGGGAAAAAGATATCTTGGTTTTTCTCATAAGCTCCGTCCAAATTTCGATTATTTTCTTTCATGTGGAATTGAGGGGGAGCTTGAAGGAGAACGATATAAAAAATCTCCTCAAATAGTTCACGAAGTAATTAAATTTCAACCTCCGTTTGAATCGCCAGGAAAATATATTGTTTTTAAGCGATGGGACAATCTGAATGAACTTGATGAACCAATGGTTGTTATCTTCTTTGCACATCCGGATGTTTTATCCGGGCTATTTACATTAGCGGGTTTTGAAGAAGTTAGAGCAGATGCAGTAATTGTTCCTTTCAGTTCCGGTTGCGGTTCTGTTGTTTATCATCCGTATAAAGAAGCTCATTCAGAAAATCCCCGTGCAGTTTTAGGAATGTTTGATGTTTCTGCCCGACCATTTGTACCGGACAATGATTTAACATTTTCCATCCCAATGAGAAAATTTATTGAAATGGTAAATAATATGGATGAAAGTTTTTTGGTTACAGATTCCTGGTTAAAGATAAAGCAGAGGATAATAAAGTAA
- a CDS encoding PAS domain-containing sensor histidine kinase produces MSGQKLETLFASAERSTATKLNEERLNFSQSPLLFEITNAIPNGVLVLNNNRQIVYANKHVLDIFALKNDSTLIGMRPGEALNCEHSFDMEGGCGTSEHCQTCGAVMAILNSQHLNPDIQECRILQKNTGIALDYRIWTTPLHLKEDLFTIFSIQDIQDEKRRKVLERIFFHDIMNTASGLKGISEIMVESKDEEFEEYKNILYSLTDRLIDEIKTQRELLAAENNELDVNMESFHTLSFLNEVEQTYRQYEIAKNKIIRTDPSAADIKIASDKVLLWRVITNMLKNAIEASTPNQTITIGCNVNSNTVEFWVHNPNFMKREIQLQIFQRSFTTKGRGRGIGTYSIKLLTEGYLKGKVRFISSEVEGTTFFAAIPIHP; encoded by the coding sequence ATGTCTGGACAGAAGTTAGAAACTTTGTTTGCATCTGCTGAACGTTCTACTGCCACAAAATTGAATGAAGAAAGATTAAATTTTTCTCAAAGCCCACTTTTATTTGAGATTACCAATGCAATCCCCAATGGTGTTTTGGTACTTAATAATAACAGGCAAATAGTATATGCTAATAAACACGTCTTAGATATTTTCGCATTAAAAAATGATTCTACTTTAATTGGGATGAGACCCGGTGAGGCACTTAATTGCGAACACTCTTTTGATATGGAAGGTGGTTGTGGGACGTCGGAGCATTGCCAAACTTGTGGTGCCGTGATGGCAATTCTCAATAGTCAACATTTAAATCCAGATATCCAAGAATGCCGCATTTTACAAAAGAATACTGGCATTGCCCTGGATTATAGAATATGGACCACGCCACTTCATTTGAAAGAAGACTTATTTACAATTTTTTCTATTCAGGATATTCAGGACGAAAAACGTAGAAAAGTATTAGAAAGGATTTTCTTTCACGATATAATGAACACAGCAAGTGGATTGAAGGGAATTTCCGAAATAATGGTTGAATCAAAAGATGAAGAATTTGAAGAGTATAAGAATATTCTTTATTCTTTAACTGATAGATTGATAGATGAAATAAAAACTCAAAGAGAATTATTAGCTGCGGAAAATAACGAACTTGATGTTAATATGGAATCGTTCCATACTTTAAGTTTTCTTAATGAAGTTGAGCAGACTTATAGGCAATACGAAATTGCGAAAAATAAAATTATACGTACAGATCCATCTGCTGCTGATATTAAAATTGCGAGTGATAAAGTTTTGCTTTGGAGGGTTATCACCAACATGTTAAAAAATGCTATCGAAGCATCTACACCTAATCAAACAATTACAATTGGATGTAATGTAAATTCTAATACTGTGGAATTTTGGGTTCACAATCCTAATTTTATGAAGCGGGAAATTCAACTACAAATTTTTCAACGTTCATTTACAACTAAAGGTAGAGGAAGAGGAATAGGTACATATAGTATTAAACTTTTAACAGAAGGTTACTTAAAAGGAAAGGTGCGGTTTATTAGCAGCGAGGTTGAAGGAACAACTTTTTTTGCTGCAATTCCTATTCATCCTTAA
- a CDS encoding alpha-amylase family glycosyl hydrolase: MRRIFKLLIRLQLFQLFFGGVLLAQSFNVTKIEPPNWWTGMKNNKIQLMVYGENLENISADFGSADLKVTKVNKAENSNYTFIDVEILEDASPAIYKLVLKNDKEKQEFDFPILQRKNSSDSFQGFSPKDVIYLIMPDRFSDGDTTNNYIKEMVDGYKPNSGIGRHGGDIKGIINHLDYIKELGFTALWVTPLVENNTGISYHGYAPTDHYNIDKRFGTNELYKNLVEEAHKKGLKIILDHINNHIGITHPWMKNLPFKDWINGSVDDHHNTPHYNQSLFDVNSDKYVWDYSNTGWFVREMPDLNQRNPFLAKYLIQNTIWWIESTGLDGVREDTYPYSDQKFLSEWAQTILEEYPTLNIVGEVWIGDPAFRAPFQKGSYFPKEFDSNLPSVTDFGLQEAIKDVFANGKSIKLIYELLAKDVLYANPNNLVTFLDNHDIERLIFSAKGDVKNFKLALTLLLTTRGIPQILYGTEIGLMGGPDHGSLRADFPGGFPKDKHTAFTKEGRSEKENEIYNFCKQLLAIRKTHQALTDGKLVHYPPRDEVYFYFKILGDEQIMVVINNNIKPKEFELSFIKYRLDDKKTLINLFSGKEIKLDDSPKIIIPEKTAAIFEIK; encoded by the coding sequence ATGCGTAGAATTTTTAAATTATTAATTAGACTGCAACTCTTCCAATTATTTTTTGGAGGAGTTCTTCTTGCTCAATCATTTAATGTTACCAAAATAGAGCCCCCGAACTGGTGGACTGGAATGAAGAATAATAAAATTCAATTGATGGTTTATGGAGAAAATCTTGAAAATATATCTGCTGATTTTGGTTCAGCAGATTTGAAAGTTACTAAAGTAAATAAAGCAGAAAATTCTAATTACACTTTTATTGATGTGGAAATTCTGGAAGATGCCAGTCCTGCAATTTATAAACTGGTATTAAAAAATGATAAAGAAAAGCAAGAGTTTGATTTTCCTATTCTTCAACGAAAAAATTCTTCGGATAGTTTTCAAGGATTTAGTCCAAAGGATGTAATCTATTTAATTATGCCGGACCGGTTTTCTGATGGAGACACTACAAATAATTATATTAAAGAGATGGTTGATGGCTACAAACCAAATTCTGGAATTGGCAGGCACGGTGGGGACATCAAGGGAATTATCAATCATCTTGACTATATAAAAGAACTTGGATTTACAGCATTGTGGGTCACCCCGCTGGTGGAGAATAATACTGGCATCAGTTACCATGGTTATGCACCAACCGATCATTACAATATTGATAAACGATTTGGAACCAATGAGCTTTATAAAAATTTGGTAGAAGAAGCTCACAAAAAAGGATTGAAAATAATTTTAGATCATATTAACAACCATATTGGTATTACTCATCCATGGATGAAAAATCTTCCGTTCAAAGATTGGATTAATGGAAGTGTGGATGACCATCATAATACACCTCACTATAATCAATCATTATTTGATGTGAATAGTGATAAATATGTTTGGGATTATTCCAATACAGGTTGGTTTGTAAGGGAAATGCCGGATTTAAATCAAAGAAATCCTTTCCTTGCAAAATATCTGATCCAAAATACAATTTGGTGGATTGAATCAACCGGGTTGGATGGTGTTAGAGAAGATACTTATCCATATTCGGATCAAAAGTTTTTATCGGAATGGGCACAAACTATTTTAGAAGAATATCCAACTTTAAATATTGTTGGAGAAGTTTGGATTGGTGATCCGGCATTCCGAGCTCCTTTCCAGAAGGGAAGTTATTTTCCAAAAGAGTTTGATAGTAACTTACCATCAGTTACCGATTTTGGTTTACAAGAAGCAATAAAAGATGTTTTTGCAAACGGGAAAAGTATAAAGCTTATTTATGAATTATTAGCGAAAGATGTTTTATATGCTAATCCAAATAACCTGGTTACATTTTTAGATAACCATGACATTGAGCGTTTAATATTTTCAGCAAAAGGCGATGTTAAAAATTTTAAACTTGCTTTAACGCTTCTCTTAACCACAAGAGGAATTCCGCAGATTTTGTATGGAACTGAAATTGGATTGATGGGTGGACCAGATCATGGTTCACTTAGAGCTGATTTTCCGGGTGGATTTCCGAAAGATAAACACACAGCATTTACAAAGGAAGGACGCAGCGAAAAGGAAAATGAAATTTATAATTTCTGTAAACAGCTTTTAGCGATAAGAAAAACTCATCAGGCTTTAACTGATGGCAAGTTGGTTCATTATCCACCAAGGGATGAAGTTTATTTTTACTTTAAAATACTTGGGGATGAACAAATAATGGTTGTGATAAATAATAATATTAAACCAAAAGAATTTGAATTGTCGTTTATCAAATACCGGCTGGATGACAAGAAAACTTTAATAAATCTTTTTTCTGGCAAGGAAATTAAATTAGATGATTCACCTAAAATCATAATTCCTGAAAAAACCGCCGCCATTTTTGAAATTAAATAG
- a CDS encoding IS630 family transposase — MSRKSSRPRLKLDEKELNKLEKISSSRTTESREVERAKILIHFSQNMDISKIEENVHVSRPTIYKCIDKALSMGVEAGLKDKYHSPKEPVITEEAKAWVINIACNKPTTYGYAAEVWSRQSLATHARKFGPIEGHSCLAKAVKATIQRILSEHPIRPHKIAYYLERRDPDFENKMQTILMVYKEVNLTTDKMQNGETPDIITVSIDEKPGVQAIRNISPDILPNPEKNSRIMRDYEYKRMGTVSILASMDLNTGHVIGQVHDRHRSSEFISLLDEVDAFYPKGHTIRIILDNHSAHISKETMAYLATKPNRFVYVHTPKHGSWLNMIEMLFGKMARTFLKHIRVYDKAELKRRIILWIKEINDVPVVFRWKKFDINLEY; from the coding sequence ATGTCCAGAAAAAGTAGTCGTCCACGATTAAAATTGGATGAAAAAGAATTAAATAAGTTGGAGAAGATATCCTCATCACGAACAACAGAATCCAGAGAAGTAGAAAGAGCTAAAATCCTCATCCATTTCTCACAAAATATGGATATATCAAAGATTGAAGAAAATGTACACGTATCACGACCAACTATCTACAAATGCATAGATAAAGCATTAAGTATGGGAGTAGAAGCCGGTCTAAAGGATAAATACCATAGTCCCAAAGAGCCTGTGATCACTGAAGAAGCAAAAGCATGGGTAATAAATATTGCATGCAATAAACCAACCACTTACGGATATGCTGCTGAAGTGTGGAGCCGCCAATCATTGGCAACCCATGCAAGAAAATTTGGTCCGATAGAAGGACATTCATGCCTTGCTAAGGCAGTTAAAGCAACAATACAAAGAATCTTGTCAGAACATCCGATTCGCCCACACAAGATTGCTTACTATTTGGAGCGACGAGACCCTGATTTTGAGAACAAGATGCAAACTATTTTAATGGTTTATAAGGAAGTAAATCTGACTACTGATAAAATGCAAAATGGTGAAACTCCTGACATCATTACCGTTTCAATAGATGAGAAGCCAGGGGTGCAAGCTATTCGTAATATTTCGCCTGATATTTTACCAAACCCAGAGAAAAATTCAAGAATTATGAGAGATTATGAGTACAAACGAATGGGAACTGTCTCGATCTTAGCTTCTATGGATTTGAATACAGGACACGTTATCGGGCAGGTACATGACCGGCATAGAAGTAGCGAGTTTATTTCCTTATTGGATGAAGTGGATGCTTTTTATCCAAAAGGGCACACTATTCGCATTATTTTGGATAATCACTCAGCTCATATTTCAAAAGAAACGATGGCATATCTAGCAACCAAACCAAACAGATTTGTTTATGTACATACTCCTAAGCATGGTTCATGGCTTAATATGATCGAAATGTTATTTGGTAAAATGGCAAGAACTTTTCTTAAACACATTCGTGTCTATGATAAGGCTGAGTTAAAACGAAGAATCATTCTTTGGATTAAAGAGATAAATGATGTTCCGGTTGTCTTCCGTTGGAAAAAGTTTGATATAAATTTAGAATATTAA
- a CDS encoding DUF2520 domain-containing protein: protein MDRFAIIGAGKIAYSLVDAFIKKEFIISCVISRELKSAKILANKYEIENFSNQLSKIPANTNVFIIAVPDNKIKNIAKDLSKLKLAYKNSIFIHLSGALNIKVLKDLKLKGGSVASFHIMQTFPSKKIVKVEDCYVAIESDNAKIENQLFKIAKRLKLNPFKISSGNKSFYHLSGVFASNFLIGNLFNSKEIFNSLNVNDVSSITFHINIDINILNLYQTFSNGRQPEHHLSL, encoded by the coding sequence ATGGATAGATTTGCAATTATTGGTGCTGGAAAAATTGCCTATTCTTTGGTTGATGCATTTATAAAGAAAGAATTTATTATTAGTTGCGTCATTAGTCGGGAATTAAAATCCGCCAAAATTCTTGCAAACAAATATGAAATTGAAAATTTTTCCAATCAGCTTTCTAAAATTCCAGCTAATACAAATGTTTTTATAATTGCTGTTCCAGATAATAAAATAAAAAATATTGCAAAGGATTTATCCAAACTTAAACTTGCTTATAAAAATTCCATTTTTATCCATCTTTCTGGAGCACTAAATATTAAAGTCTTAAAAGATCTGAAACTAAAAGGCGGTTCCGTTGCTTCATTCCATATAATGCAGACATTCCCATCAAAGAAAATTGTAAAGGTAGAAGATTGCTATGTTGCTATTGAATCTGATAATGCAAAGATCGAAAACCAGTTATTTAAAATTGCAAAGCGATTGAAATTAAATCCCTTTAAAATTAGCTCCGGGAATAAATCATTTTATCATCTTTCAGGAGTCTTTGCCTCCAATTTTTTAATTGGCAATCTATTTAACTCAAAAGAAATTTTTAATTCGTTAAATGTAAATGATGTTTCTAGTATAACGTTTCATATAAACATTGACATTAATATTCTAAATTTATATCAAACTTTTTCCAACGGAAGACAACCGGAACATCATTTATCTCTTTAA
- the amrB gene encoding AmmeMemoRadiSam system protein B yields the protein MEMVRKPAVAGTFYPANRINLEDDIQRMLNEAVIEKPVENIFALIVPHAGYIYSGKTAAFAYNLVKDKEINTVIILSPSHREYFPGISIYNGDAYQTPLGIVPINKEIRNNLTKKSKLIFEGKEGHKLEHAVEVQLPFLQIVLNNFSIVPIVIGDQKKSFLYELAEHLSKVIDDKTLLVVSSDLSHFYSKTVAYKLDGRIEQRIKNFDYEGLQNDLEMKNSEACGGGGIVAAMRTADLLNKKNSLILKRSDSGDITGDDSEVVGYLSVVIYG from the coding sequence ATGGAAATGGTTAGAAAGCCGGCAGTAGCAGGAACGTTTTATCCAGCCAACAGAATAAATCTGGAAGATGATATTCAACGAATGCTTAACGAAGCTGTAATTGAAAAACCTGTTGAAAATATTTTTGCTTTGATTGTACCGCATGCAGGGTACATTTATTCCGGCAAGACAGCAGCTTTTGCTTACAATCTGGTAAAGGATAAAGAAATCAATACTGTAATCATTCTTTCACCAAGCCACAGAGAATATTTTCCCGGTATATCAATTTACAATGGCGATGCATACCAAACTCCACTTGGCATTGTGCCGATTAATAAAGAAATACGAAATAATCTTACAAAAAAGAGTAAGTTGATATTTGAAGGAAAAGAAGGACATAAACTAGAGCACGCTGTGGAAGTACAACTTCCTTTTTTACAGATTGTATTAAATAATTTTTCAATTGTTCCAATTGTAATTGGTGATCAAAAAAAATCTTTTCTTTATGAATTAGCAGAACATCTTTCTAAAGTAATTGATGATAAAACATTGCTGGTTGTTAGTTCCGACTTATCTCACTTTTATTCCAAAACAGTTGCTTATAAATTGGATGGGCGCATTGAACAAAGAATTAAAAATTTTGATTACGAAGGTTTACAGAATGATTTAGAAATGAAAAATTCCGAAGCCTGTGGCGGCGGTGGAATTGTTGCTGCGATGCGAACTGCCGATTTATTAAATAAAAAAAACTCTTTGATTCTTAAACGAAGCGATTCCGGTGATATAACAGGTGATGATTCAGAAGTTGTGGGTTATTTATCGGTAGTAATTTATGGATAG
- a CDS encoding DUF4905 domain-containing protein, with protein MKINKKYSFTNNRQIWRILISSSNKLIIEDRDIVNKQAYFNCIDAYSGKVHFKNHQLEEKYWIGIEKIYKDVIFFHKYAKPDMPGHKVIIAFDINSQQILWQTEEYSYLFIEGDKVYTFIQKFEGRKFFALDYLTGKLVEELGNDASQLSKIRETTIDDNEYKNYLFPNPLNKESIENSLVKDEIKKLIGTSIVEGNIEHIFFKDLLLANYYSRNSTGSLDNNFFIINLDKQIILLDERINTNANAYVPDSFFIKDNLLFLLKEKTEVKVYSII; from the coding sequence ATGAAGATAAATAAAAAATATTCGTTTACTAATAATCGGCAAATATGGCGGATATTAATCTCGAGCTCCAACAAGTTGATAATAGAAGATAGAGATATTGTAAACAAACAGGCATATTTCAACTGCATCGATGCTTATTCCGGAAAAGTGCACTTTAAGAATCATCAATTAGAAGAAAAATATTGGATCGGTATAGAAAAAATTTATAAGGATGTGATCTTCTTCCACAAATATGCAAAGCCTGATATGCCCGGGCACAAAGTGATAATTGCATTTGATATTAATAGTCAACAAATTCTTTGGCAGACAGAAGAATATAGTTACCTATTTATCGAAGGAGATAAAGTTTATACTTTCATTCAAAAATTTGAAGGTAGAAAATTCTTTGCGCTTGATTACCTGACTGGTAAACTTGTTGAAGAACTTGGTAATGATGCTTCTCAGCTAAGCAAGATTCGAGAAACTACTATCGACGATAATGAATATAAAAATTATTTGTTTCCTAATCCGTTAAATAAAGAATCAATTGAAAATAGTCTGGTTAAAGATGAGATTAAAAAATTAATCGGCACATCCATTGTTGAAGGAAACATTGAACACATTTTTTTCAAGGATCTTTTACTTGCAAATTATTATAGCCGCAATTCAACTGGAAGTTTAGATAATAATTTTTTTATCATAAATCTCGATAAACAAATAATTCTTCTTGATGAAAGAATAAATACAAACGCAAACGCTTACGTACCGGATTCATTTTTCATTAAGGATAATTTATTATTTTTACTTAAGGAAAAAACTGAAGTTAAAGTTTATTCAATCATTTAG
- the amrA gene encoding AmmeMemoRadiSam system protein A, with protein MEISSTEKEILLKAARNAITSLFIKTEIPKPDFKEHPILQLKAGAFVTLMEYDELRGCIGYIISDDKLFDTVCKAAISAAKRDPRFFPLQETELEQVEIEISVLSPPFKMESYGEIIVGTHGLILEDLGKRGLLLPQVPIEHKMNKNEYLTAICHKAGLPGNSWKTKQLNMKLFTATVFSEKEMGVKNGNG; from the coding sequence ATGGAAATAAGTAGTACTGAAAAGGAAATCCTGTTAAAAGCCGCAAGAAATGCAATCACTTCTTTATTTATAAAAACAGAAATACCTAAACCTGATTTTAAGGAACACCCAATCCTTCAATTAAAAGCAGGCGCTTTTGTAACACTAATGGAATATGATGAATTGCGTGGTTGTATCGGTTATATCATTTCTGATGATAAGTTATTCGACACAGTTTGTAAAGCAGCTATAAGCGCAGCTAAACGAGATCCAAGATTTTTTCCTTTGCAAGAAACTGAACTTGAACAGGTAGAAATTGAAATCTCCGTTCTCTCACCTCCATTTAAAATGGAAAGTTACGGTGAAATTATTGTTGGAACACATGGATTAATTTTAGAAGATTTGGGAAAGCGGGGATTGCTCTTACCGCAAGTACCAATTGAACACAAAATGAATAAGAATGAATATTTAACCGCAATTTGTCACAAAGCAGGTTTACCTGGTAACTCATGGAAAACAAAACAATTAAATATGAAATTATTTACTGCCACTGTATTTTCTGAAAAAGAAATGGGAGTGAAAAATGGAAATGGTTAG